In Syntrophales bacterium, the sequence TCAGCCTTCAGCAAAAACAAAAAGATACCAGGGGTTACTGATCGCTGAAAGCTGAACGCTTACAATTATCTACACCTACCTGAAAAAGTCAACAACTTGCCTTAAAAAGCCCATTCCTGCCGGTTCGGCCTTAAAATAAGCGTTTAGCCGTCAGCTTTCAGTAAAAAAACAGAGACTTGGACAAGACACCTTGTTAAAGTAATGTTTTATGGATAAATCGTTACTTTTCTTTATCTTGCTGACTGCTCACTGTTGAACGCTTACCTTACAAGTAAAGAGAACTTGACAATCACCCTTGCCTTGTTTAATTACTACTAAAAACTCTTAAATCAAGGTGTTTCTCATGAAACGTATCTATCTTGACCATGCGGCGACAACTCCTGTAGATCCCCGGGTAGTGGAAGCGATGTTGCCTTACTTCTACAAATTTTTCGGCAACCCTTCCAGTGTGCATACCATGGGACAGGAGGCCAGGAGAGCAGTTGAGGATGTAAGGGGTAAGATTGCTTCCTTTCTGGCGGCAAAGACCGAGGAGATTATTTTCACCAGCGGTGGAACGGAGAGTGACAACACCGCCATCAAGGGGGTTGCCCATGCCATGAAAGATAGAGGAAATCATATCATCACCTCTTCCATTGAACATCATGCCGTGCTGGAAACATGCAAATATTTGGAAAAACACGGATTCCATGTTACTTATCTGAAAAACGATAAAGCGGGGCTGGTTGATCCTGACGATGTAAGAAGAACAATAACCGACAAAACCATACTGATTTCTATTATGCATGCCAACAACGAAATCGGGACGATAGAGCCTATCGCCGAGATAGGAAAGATAGCCCGCCAAAGGGGGATCTTTTTTCATACGGATGCGGTCCAGACCTTCGGACACCTTCCCATAGATGTAAACGAACTGCACGTGGACCTGCTCAGTGCGTCGGCCCATAAACTATGCGGACCGAAGGGAGCAGGGATACTGTACGTAAGGGAAGGGACAAGGATGGTCTCCTTCATGCACGGAGGAGAGCAGGAGAGAGGGCGCAGGGCCTCCACCCATAATGTACCGGGAATCA encodes:
- the nifS gene encoding cysteine desulfurase NifS → MKRIYLDHAATTPVDPRVVEAMLPYFYKFFGNPSSVHTMGQEARRAVEDVRGKIASFLAAKTEEIIFTSGGTESDNTAIKGVAHAMKDRGNHIITSSIEHHAVLETCKYLEKHGFHVTYLKNDKAGLVDPDDVRRTITDKTILISIMHANNEIGTIEPIAEIGKIARQRGIFFHTDAVQTFGHLPIDVNELHVDLLSASAHKLCGPKGAGILYVREGTRMVSFMHGGEQERGRRASTHNVPGIIGLGKAVELAKEMMGEEAEKLTSLRDKMIKGILEGIDDTVLNGHPVKRLPNNVNVSLGYIEGEAIILNLDREGIACATGSACTSSSMEPSHVLAAIGLPHDFAHGSLRLTMGRATSEEDIVYVLEVLPGIADKLRSISPVYKGKRTL